The Elaeis guineensis isolate ETL-2024a chromosome 13, EG11, whole genome shotgun sequence genome includes a region encoding these proteins:
- the LOC105056099 gene encoding probable small nuclear ribonucleoprotein G — MSRSGQPPDLKKYMDKKLQIKLNANRVVVGTLRGFDQFMNLVIDNTVEVNGNEKNDIGMVVIRGNSVVMIEALEPVSKTQ, encoded by the exons ATGAGTAGATCTGGCCAGCCTCCGGATCTCAAAAA GTACATGGACAAGAAGCTTCAAA TCAAGCTGAATGCAAACCGGGTTGTGGTTGGCACTCTTCGTGGATTTGACCAATTTATGAACCTGGTGATTGACAATACTGTGGAGGTCAATGGCAATGAGAAGAATGATATTGGAATGGTG GTTATCAGGGGGAACAGTGTAGTCATGATAGAAGCTCTGGAGCCAGTCAGCAAAACGCAGTAG